A region of the Mytilus edulis chromosome 11, xbMytEdul2.2, whole genome shotgun sequence genome:
gaggtgaaatggtttatcaggtcaagatctatctgccctgaaatttgcagatgaatcagacaaccgattgttaggttgctgcctctgaattggttattttaaggaaattttgctgtttttggttattatcatgaatattattatagatagagataaactgtaaacagaaaaatgttcagcaaagtaagatttacaaataagtcaacatgaccgaaatggtcagttgacccctttaggagttgtggccctttacagtcaatttttaaccattttccgtaaatcttagttatcttttacaaaaatcttctcctctgaaactactgggccaaatttaaccaaacatggccaaaatcattgttagggtatctagtttaaaaatagtGTCGgcttaccaaccaagatggccgccatggctaaaaaatagaacataggggtaaaatgcagtttttatcttataacttaaaaaccaaagcatttagagcaaatctgacatggtgtaaaattgtttatcaggtcaagatctatctgccctgaaattttcagattaatcggacaacccgttgttgggttgccgcccctgaattggtaattttaaggaaattttgctgtttttggttattatcgtgaatattattatagatgtagataaaatgtaaacagcaataatgtaatgcttggggtatacaatgtttttttatactttcatcatgaattatattatgaacacgagatctagacaaacgagacatttcagtgtgtccactcttgtttttgcttttgaagaagatatgacagaatcaaagaaccatttatataaattgaaaacccaaataatcattgatggaagatttaagcaaaaaatttaaggtgagcgattcaggctcttgagggCCTCTTGTTTCTTTTACTACATGGTTGAAAAGTTATGGGGGTCTGTGAAGGAATTAAGTGCGAATctacagtgtttgtaaacaagggCATATGACCCTAAAAGGCCGCATGACCCAATGTTTTCATTGTTGCAAAAAATAGGGCTAAATTTGTACTTTCAAGAATGATATATGAAATTTTCTAATGTTTAAAGGTACAgtgtaaatcaggtataaatttgaTTCAAGACATGGCATTAAAGTCattgggagattttttactgaatttacccctatagaaacacagaaatatttttttcgcatGAATAAAACGTTAACTATCTAAATCTTGTGGTAATCTAGATAAATGACATTTGGAACAAATTCCAAAGGCAGCAGACAGGTGTTTGACCAAACACGGAAACGAGTCATTACACAGTTAACATGAACTCATGACATATTGACTTGTGTGTTATCCTTCATCTTATCATGTGTATATTTTCCTCAGCTATGGAATGGGTTGGTCCATCTAAACGTATGTTGGTTGGACTAGTAATACATCTTGTTGGACCAACAGGTGAACTCTACATGCTGGCAGTAGCCTATTTTGTAAGGACTTGGAATTGGATTATAATCGCCATGGTGGTTCCCATTGGACTCTTTACAGTTTTGTGGTGGTATGTTTTCGATACAATTGAATATTTCGAGGTTTGTAACTTTTCTATCTATCTCAGCGATGAGACTGAATCAGTACCAAATGAGCCTCACAGGTGGCTGGGGAATAAAAATATAGTTAATATAGGTCTTCTTCCCACCGGTATTAAAACCTTCGCCGAAGATGGGCGTCCGTTTGTCTGTGTGGGATGTTCAAGTCCAGTTAGAAAAAGAACGCAACATCCGATGCCTATGCACGCTAAGAATCTTTTAATGACGATTTGAGGGGTCCGTAAAACATGTCGCAAAGCACAACTTCTGTCCAAATACAATTTATCCTCAGTTTACCAGTGACAGTCTAAATGTCCCCGACCAAGACCACAGATGGTCTCTATCACTGGACTTACTTATtgtattaattataagttttCGTCATGAACATGCATCAAATGTTTGCCACTTGAAGTTACGCAACGATCAATTAATTAATACCAAATAGTATGTCTTAATCATTATTATGCAGGCGCACtcgatatatatgtatatataaataaggagaagtggtatgattgcaaatgagacaactattcattgGAGTTCAAATGACGTGAATGAAAGCAATTTTAGGTCACCGTTCAGCATTCGACGATAAGAAACCCCATACCACATAATTAGCCATTCAACTTACAACACTCCGGtttcggtggggttcgtgtagCTGTCTTTACTTttaatgttgggtttttttttttgtgtctctTTTTCGTTTTGCTATACGGCTTTAATTTTGTTCGACTATCCTTTTGGTATTTCAGCCATCTTTTACTCTAAATGGATTTATATGACAAACTCTGTCTTTTTAAGGTTCATCCCCGAGTCTCCGAGATGGCTTTGTGGAAAAGGAAAACTAAAAGAGGCGAATAATTTACTTCGGTGTGCTGCAAAAGTCAACAAAACAACCTTCTCTGAGAAAATGGTTGATAACTTGCCCATTGAAAAGAAAGAAGCTGGAAAAGTTTGGTTGTTGTTTACAGATAGAACCCTAGGATGTCGTACTCTTGTAATTTTCTACAACTGGTAACACAAGTATAcataattaaacttttttctgattttgttttaGCATTTAGACCTGCATTCGAATAAGGGAAAAGGTAAATATGTGTAACATTCATACTTCTTGACATATAATCtaataaaatgtgtataaaatgtacataacactagaacacacctgtgatatcacgggtccgtgactgaattaaagtatataactatgcgcaagccttattttagtattagtattgtcatctgataaagtcatgccgattataagatccacagtttttctctgctttcaagtctttctgtttgaacccgtcgaactgaaacaataatattaattatttggaaaacaaaaggtcctggaatggagtatttttttaatcaacagcattgtcttatataaaatataaataaagttgaattctttgcttcgcggttttacgtcatgcccactaacgaattgaaaactgtacctatacgccttatttttagtccagatttttagtattcgcaTTGTTATCTTAGatagtcttactgattaaaatactacaataggtaacaatttgacaatttagtagtgtcaaccctgtggttatgacccgtgtatatagcatattaatcctgaatacaacgtttggtggtgcgcctgtcagatgcggaacgtacagataaggtaataggtaacaggtgaatatactattggtatcggtagcggactcgacccggaacttcttaattattgtcAATAtcaattacgtggaaaacaaaagggcctggagtggtgtaatttttaatctacacctttgtactatattagttatatataaagttgaattctgtgattcgtcgtttttacgtgatgacggctgacaaattggacctcgtaattttagtattatagatgcaCCGTAAATTATGCCACACatgaattttattgaaaattaacatGTTTCTGCAATGGACATCCTATTCTTTGCCGTATGccttaaaataatgtttgtgtacagtagtgaactcatttttgttttgtaaaagtaAGGAGGATAGTATTGCTTGCATTGCATAACTTGACCACTTGACCTTACAATTGTCTCATGAAGCTACAACTTTCCATTTTCATTTCATTCACTATGTCTTGTTCTAGATAATTTCAAAGAAGAACTTCGAATATCTTGTCATTCAGCAACACATGAAAAATCACAATggaaacttttaaaattaaaggaATAACATAacgttttataattttaatagttaacaCTGAAATTAAATACTATACTGTCTTCTATGTGTTGCCGGTATGCATTTAATATTTGTCGTTGGACTATACAGCCATCCACTTATCGGTTAATTCTATTAGATGATCGCTAGTATGGTGCTTTATGGACTCACACTAAACACCGGTATGTTGTATGGGGATTATTACATTAACTcatttgtttggtttttgttaGGATGGTCGCTAGTATGGTGTTTTACGGACTAACACTGAACACTGGTATGTTATATGGGGATTATTACATTAACTACATGTTGGTAGTTTTGGTGGAATATCCGGGACATATACTGACCTTATTGATGGTTGATAGATACGGACGTAGAAAGAGCCACTTTATTTATATGCTTGTTGGAGGAGTCTCGTGTCTCAGTACGATATTTACTGTTACTTTTGGCGGAAAAGGtagatatttgtatatattttatactcAATGCACGTCATGCTTTGAATATATGCACGTATGTTTCTGTGTTAATATGTTTTCAAATAATCGATCGtgcttatatagatataagaagatgtgataggagtgccaatgagacaaccctccatccaagtcacaatgtaaaAAGAACCATTATAGGTAACAatacgaagccttggctcacacctaaaaGATTTAACTagtcttttgttttaatttacaaatatatttaaaactgatCCCACGGATTGAAGTTGGTATATTCATTGACTATTTGTCCAATCTACAGCTTCTTTGTCCAGTGCAGACCACATTCCGTGCCATTTATCCCGATCGGCCAATTTGTCAAAACCTATAATTTATGTGATACTGACCAAAATATGCGATATCTTAAAattagccactggacgttaagtaatCAATCTATCATTAAACTAAATCTCTGCAtaacaaacatatgaaaattaataaaattacgGACTATCATTTCCTTTTCTAATAATATGACAtctatttttatttacagatcTGCAGTCTTTAACTACAGCACTAGCAATGTTGGGAAAACTGTTTGCCACTGCCGCCTTTGCAACGATCTATATTATATCGGCGGAGTTGTTTCCGACAGCTATACGTAATGCAGGCATGGGATCAAGTTCATTGTGGGCTCGTGTTGGTGGAATGATTTCGCCATTCATAGCTGACACTGTAGGTTAAACCAGTAATGTTTTGTAATTGATATATAATCGTTATAAGTAaccgacttttttttttaaatgaaaattttattaatCAGTGCTTCGACAATAAGTATCTGATCATGTATGGTATATGGGCCCGTGAAAACCTTTAACATATGATATCATTTGTAAACGAGACTATTTATTGAATTCATAATTTCTTTACTGTGTAACttagttttcaataatttattgttttattttttttataataatatgcTACACAggtttttcaatttattataggattaaacacattttttctagaggttattgatgtgtaaaccggggcgattaactcacaaactgaataaaagtccgaaggacttttatgttaagtttgtgagtaagagacccggtttacacatcaataacctctagaaaaaatgtgtttaatccttataattcttcagccaaacatactCCATTATTAATTTACATCATTTGTTTGACGGCTACTttatttaccatcaaaagcacaatggcatgtcgtaactaaggagtacgccgccatcttgactttctaaaaccataaatgtccgataaatgaAACAGAATCTagaatgaaatagcacctacctcaaaaaattcattttaattagatattatccgaatttgaaCCGTACActtaacgaaataatctttcccttgaaaatttttATTCGTGTGACGTCGtcttttgccatgacgtaaattcgccaaatcttTCGTGacatttcgcggaattttatttttatacattttcgaagctttagggcatttctttttttctttttttttttttttggttatatatgcATTCGAATAGAATAAACTGTTATGCACttgttttataatctcaatttgctgaaaatctcAGTATCCTTGCAAGAAtatgtatcgcgcatgaatagattacgaaagtagttttggagaattggtttatcgaagtgtaaaccaagagaaaaactctaattgaccaatccaattcaagtatttatagatatgcaaatgatataagaattattaaCAAATGGAAGTGTTATTGTTAAAAAAGTATAGCAGATGCGTAGTGTAGTTAAAGACAGATGTGAGTTCTCTTTTATAACTTTTCTGTGATTTAAATTAAAAGGCAGATTTAATTGGTGGAACTTCCGGTAAAGCTATCCCATTGGTTATTTTTGGTGCCGCTTCCTTAGTAGCGGCGGGTTTGACGCTAACTCTGCCTGAAACCTTAAACAGACAATTACCAGAAACAATAGAGGATGGTAAAAATTTCACAAAGTAAGTATAAGTATCAATTGATTTACAGgtaataaaattaaaacagattGCATTTGTTTAGGAATGGAATGTAGTCGCTAAATTGATCATCAAATTATTATCAGCTGGTTTTCTCATACTCGATGGTGTAATCTATGCAGAGGGAGAATAATTTATGATTCACTGGAAAACGTACATCCCTTACATAACAATAACTTCCACAAACTCAGAGAAGTTGTGAATTTGGGTGGTATCGCGTTTTCTGTTCTAGAGCTACTGGTATGCTCCTttgcaaatagaaaaaaatgcagAATTTTTGTTTCCATTAAATAAGTTTAGTTTGCCGTCACCAAATTTTATCGTCTTCGAGCTTTTATACACTGCTTATTAATACAAAACgctgatcaagtttgaatttgggaaCGTCACTTTCACCTTGCTGGAGTTAGTACCCATTATAACGTGTAATGCATAATCTGTGTCGAATGAACACATTCTCCATTTTTATGGATGGAGGGGTAGTATACGATTccgtttttgttttactttgatCTGTATCTTCCTACCTTATTAATGATATTTATTGGTTATATACTGTAACCTCACAAATCATCATAAACcaaatttttatttcagaaaagcATATAAAGAGAAAGAAAAAGCACATGACCTTATTATCAAGGAACCGCAAATTTCaataataacaaaattataataattgATCATAGGATATTTTACCTCTTTCAAATGTCACACAGTGAATAGaaaacatctgaaaaatgtcAAACGAAGATTAGCAGCAATTACCAGTTATAATTTGTTGAATGGATTATTGATGCTTTAAAAGTTAGTACTAGTATAGTGTGCTATTATTCGTGACAACGACTTATAGACTGCACTACGATAACACAGAAACGGTAGTTCGTTGCTAATCAACAtgtacataaaataaaacatattcattTCATAGTGCACTTAACTTCTATCTTTTACTAACTACAATCACCACTCGAAAACATCAGAAAAGAGGGGGAAATAGTGCCCATAACCACCGAATGACTACTTGTTTTATCTTATGTATGTAATAATACCTGTTCGTGTTAATATCACCACCATTTGACGTCATTCGTCGGTCGATCTGTTTACGTTTCACTGTTCAAATATATACCTTGAACAATAGTGGACCTTGTATGTGTACAAAAGTCCTTcaagaaaaatcatatttcattcCAGTTGATAAAGATTGGGCCATAATAGCCAATTGTAGGCCAAAACAATGTTGACCTGTGAAATTATAAGGCCAAGTTTATTTAGCTCAATTTTATTTGTTCGTCGTTTTTCTTTTTCGTTTTGGCCATTGTTTTCGGATTTTTCTCGACCATGATTTTTGATTGCCGTCTTGGTGTCTCTCTCACTACCCGGTAAGAATATTTCCCATCATTATTTCAACCTCATTTTCTCCAAAGAGGGTATCATACTATTAACAGCAATGAAACAAATAGCAGCATTTCTTTTTCACCATTTGTTGAGATGTATTATTCGCAACATGAATAAAGTTTCACTGATTTGTAGTaactaaaaaaatgtacataaaataaaCGCGGAACACTAATTATGAAAACTGCTTCATGAAAAGAAATATTAGTTAGGAAAAGTCTTTGCAGTTTCCATAATCATTATGGGCCGAAACTCCATAAACTGCGAGACGCACTAACCAAAGGCCAGATGCACTTCATAATCTGTACAATAAACTAATTTATTCATTACATCCATCCATGTTTTTACTTTGGAcaacattttcaaatatatagttaCTAGATCTACCTACAATGTACATTTCATAGCGCAATACACAGACAGCGGCAGTTCGAacaggaaacattttttttttgccgtTATAAAGAATAAGCATTATACAAGGGTAGAACTCGATGGCATAGAGCTTATGTTTGTGTCACATGTGTCAATTTCTAGCCTTTAATTtgattattaaaacaaattcaaggagatgtgatatgattgcgaACGCGGAAATtatccacaaaagttcaaatgaattggatGTTAGAAATTGTAGGCATCtatacggacttcaacaatgagaaaagcccatcacataaagtcggctataaaaggacccgacaTGACAACATTGAAACAATTTATAATAAAGCAATGTATGAACTTTTTTTATTACAGACATGAACCATGAGTgtgtataatatttgaaaaatgcTTCTTAAAGGACTTGAACTCCAAAATTGTAAATTGATGGCAAAATGCTCGGATAAAGGAGGaggtcaaataaaaaacaaaatgtgttatgATTGCTAATTAAGCAACTCTCtgcaatagaccaaatgacaaagaaattatcaacactaggtaaccgtacggctttcaacaatgagcaactcCCATACCACAGTCCGCTATTTTGCTAAAAAGTGCTAAAAAGAATACATTAATTTGCTATGATGGGATGAAGAACAGTCTGTAAATAACTTGTTTCAAGAAAACATTAGACATGTCTGTAACCATGTATCATTGGATTGACAACTAAGTGACCATTTCAACCaatgaattttttattgattgtttgtcTCAAACTGCATCGTTGTTCCCAGCGCAACGCATTTTGAAGGACATAGGAATAATGagtgtctgtctgttcgtccttGCATTTGTCCGTCTGGTTTTGATAGCACTTTCATGTGTACAATTTTTGCCAGGTTTTAATGAAACTTGTATTATAGATTAATCTCTCGGACAACTTTAAAAATAAGTGCcgataaaatattttgaacagaGCTTTGTCCatggaaatattatttatatatatgtatatgccctTAAACAGATAAAATAAGTGCAATAATGGGGAAATGGTagctaatattttattaattttaaccaaGACCGGGGAAAAAAATCTACGAAAGGGCATTGAACATATTGAAGATTGATTTTATCACACGCACACAAGGGTTCCATTTGAACTACTGCTAAAAATCCATAAATCTTCACTTATCTAGTGTTAACTAAAAGcagaattataaataaaattgaaaatggaaatggggaatgtgtcaaagagacaacaacccgaccatagagcagacaacatcagaaggtcaccaacaggtcttcaatgcagcgagatattcccgcacccggaggcgtccttatAAAAGCTATTTTAAAGTGTATTAAAACCGTAAAACCGATACATGgtgttttaaatacattttgtttcatAAATTTATGATTAAGTGAAAATTTTCCTTCAATCAGCCGGTCACACATTTTCCTGGTACCTCTTATTCTCTTTTTTCCTTTGTttccatttttatataaatgagttGTTGATACAAAGGCATATTAAGGTAAGTATATTACTGATAAATGTCTAGGAAAACATATAAATTTGTATAGCTATGAAAGAAATAGAACAAAATTATATGCAAAAGCAGGAACTTTATTTCCCGACATTATATAGAACACGTTTCGTCTATGATCTTCGTCATCTGTCCATCGAACATTATATCTTAACAGCTTAATATGAATACAACATATATCTCAACACCTTTATAAGTTTGCATAGTATTAAATACCAATAGGAATTGATATGAATTTTTGAACTGCTTTGTATTACCTCTAATTGATTATAATCGATATAATTAACGTATtgtcaaattatttaataaaccACATATCAGATCATTATCACAACACCTGTACACAGTTTCACATAATAAGGTGTTCACAACTTCTCAATTATCAAATCAAGATGgaatattttgttataataaactGTGCGTTAATCATGTCAATGCAGTACTGTTTCTATACATGATAAAAGGCTATACACGCAACTCAACAGAATTGAATATTAAGGTAGGGTATGAatcttttctttttacatttttttttaaaccattacATAATTAGAAGCAGAAGTTATTTCTGActtatatattaatgttttacTATCTGAATTGCATGACACACTGCCGTTCAAATCAGAGTATTCACAACCAAATGCCAGACGGAGACCCTTGGAATGTAAATTAACAGAAACTCCTTTCAGAAATAAGTGAAAAACTTTACGGCATGGAGTATTTATCTCccatttgataaaatattccaGAGCTTGCATTTCTTTTCATGCTTTATTTATAGAGGATTTCTGCGCACAAGGAATTCCAAGTGATGAAGTGGAAATCATCTCTGCAGAAATGGTCGACGTCATTATGAGTTGACAGTTATGGAATTTGTGTTTCTCAGATGACGACAGATATTTTCGTAACCACCATACCACCGTATTTTCCTCGAATGTAACCTATCGACAAAAACAGGTATCTCGGTGTTTATAtcaatatgagcaacacgacgtgtttttggtggggtttgtgttgctcagtctttagttttttatgttatcTTATTATTAGTACTGTTTTCGTCGGTTTTTGCCagggcattgtcagtttgtttttaaataatgattttgaatatgattttttgtatctttcaaatttttgaatAGGAATTACATAAAATCCGCCGTATGTGTGAAAGTCAAGTAGGTATTTTAAAACAATCTCAGACCACCGGAAGGAGAATTACTAAAATTGAATAATTCGTACATCACACCGTACATGTAGCTCTTTCGtctgttttaaaaaacaaaagtaaaagaaaaaaacccgATCACCTAAACATCTAGACACAAATAC
Encoded here:
- the LOC139495696 gene encoding organic cation transporter protein-like; the protein is MKFDDILSDVGDFGWYQKRNFILLIIGWTLTAPFMVLSVFVLAMPEHRCKLPGYDNDTYAIQSDTHQLLLDEYIPLSSDSEHLYDQCHVYEIDQYNTVFDNHSHPVNSSILKCSEWVYSSELFDYTFVMKENLVCDNKYKISLSKTIFFGGVLVGSFMFGIISDTIGRRKTLLIATLFLFASGLTLAWSQSYTMFVILRFCTGFCNVGMFITIYVIAMEWVGPSKRMLVGLVIHLVGPTGELYMLAVAYFVRTWNWIIIAMVVPIGLFTVLWWFIPESPRWLCGKGKLKEANNLLRCAAKVNKTTFSEKMVDNLPIEKKEAGKVWLLFTDRTLGCRTLVIFYNWMVASMVFYGLTLNTGMLYGDYYINYMLVVLVEYPGHILTLLMVDRYGRRKSHFIYMLVGGVSCLSTIFTVTFGGKDLQSLTTALAMLGKLFATAAFATIYIISAELFPTAIRNAGMGSSSLWARVGGMISPFIADTADLIGGTSGKAIPLVIFGAASLVAAGLTLTLPETLNRQLPETIEDGKNFTKKAYKEKEKAHDLIIKEPQISIITKL